A region from the Desulfobotulus pelophilus genome encodes:
- a CDS encoding LytR/AlgR family response regulator transcription factor: MPGALNTLSVLIVEDELQSIHLIQSFLTHRTEFTSISVARSGEKAIEALAARRFDLILLDIRLPGCSGIEVLSRTAGRGHVIFVTAHDRYALRAFEMGAVDYLLKPFSRSRFDRAIERSLIFIRNEKFQHDSVNTLSLAFRSDRQNYLVALRDILYLSSAGKRTRIHTDTEIFETPELLKSVAGRLPPESFLRVHRQFVVHRRWVRRLKRDGEKRFVLILDTTNPAMVPVGRYYLPYVLTLFETAARCKTSEAGSFFADSETTPQCNTGNHAIKTPSNG; this comes from the coding sequence ATGCCCGGCGCACTCAATACCCTTTCTGTTCTCATTGTAGAGGACGAACTGCAGTCCATTCATCTCATCCAGAGCTTTCTCACACATCGAACTGAATTTACAAGCATATCCGTTGCCCGAAGTGGGGAAAAAGCCATTGAGGCCCTTGCTGCCCGCCGGTTCGACCTGATTCTGCTGGATATCCGCCTCCCCGGTTGCTCTGGTATCGAGGTTCTGAGCCGGACGGCCGGGCGGGGTCATGTTATTTTTGTTACAGCCCATGACCGCTATGCCCTCCGCGCCTTTGAAATGGGTGCCGTGGACTACCTCCTGAAGCCTTTTTCCAGAAGCCGCTTCGACCGGGCCATCGAACGAAGTCTCATTTTTATCCGAAATGAAAAATTCCAGCATGATTCTGTGAACACCCTTAGCCTTGCTTTCCGGTCGGATCGCCAAAACTATCTGGTCGCCCTTCGGGATATCCTCTATCTGAGCTCTGCGGGCAAACGAACCCGTATTCATACGGATACGGAAATTTTTGAAACACCGGAGCTGCTCAAGTCCGTGGCCGGTCGCCTGCCGCCGGAAAGTTTCTTGCGGGTTCACCGCCAGTTTGTGGTCCACCGACGCTGGGTCCGAAGACTGAAAAGGGACGGAGAAAAACGGTTTGTGCTGATTCTGGATACAACAAATCCAGCCATGGTCCCCGTTGGAAGATACTACCTGCCGTATGTTCTCACACTCTTTGAAACAGCCGCTCGTTGCAAAACATCGGAGGCCGGAAGCTTCTTTGCCGATTCCGAAACCACCCCGCAATGCAACACCGGAAATCATGCCATCAAAACCCCCTCCAATGGTTAA
- a CDS encoding substrate-binding periplasmic protein, with amino-acid sequence MERFVFNKFRQFFLLLVGTFLIFGVVGPVPSAHAAGKVVIANGDWAPYQGKDLDGGGPASRIVQEAFRSQGWEVEFRYLPWARGLNLTQEGQLDATMLYSYNEDRGRSFIYSDPIISLDTVVFSRKADPVNWQKPEDLKGITLGAVLEYDYGFVSEANGYTLDRVASNEFNYRKLAAGRIAALLEERVVGLATIEREGLQGAITLNPKPVKSVPYHLIVSRSHPGAEKIMAVFNEGLAQLRAEGRLDALLQMAP; translated from the coding sequence ATGGAGCGTTTTGTTTTTAACAAATTCCGCCAGTTTTTTTTGTTACTGGTGGGTACGTTTTTGATTTTTGGTGTTGTGGGTCCGGTTCCTTCCGCCCATGCTGCAGGAAAAGTTGTGATTGCCAATGGAGACTGGGCTCCCTATCAGGGTAAAGACCTTGACGGCGGAGGACCGGCCTCCCGGATTGTGCAGGAAGCCTTTAGAAGTCAGGGTTGGGAGGTGGAGTTCCGGTATTTGCCATGGGCAAGGGGCCTGAATCTTACTCAGGAAGGACAGCTGGATGCCACCATGCTGTACAGTTACAATGAGGACAGGGGCAGGTCGTTTATATACAGTGATCCTATTATCAGTCTGGACACCGTTGTTTTCTCCCGCAAAGCCGATCCTGTTAACTGGCAGAAGCCCGAAGATCTGAAGGGGATTACCCTTGGTGCCGTGCTGGAGTACGACTATGGCTTTGTTTCGGAAGCGAATGGTTATACTTTGGACAGGGTTGCCTCCAATGAATTCAATTACCGGAAACTGGCCGCTGGTCGTATCGCGGCTCTTCTGGAAGAACGGGTGGTCGGTCTGGCCACCATTGAGCGGGAAGGTTTGCAAGGGGCAATCACCTTGAATCCCAAGCCTGTGAAGAGTGTTCCCTATCATCTGATTGTTTCCAGGAGTCATCCCGGGGCAGAAAAAATCATGGCCGTATTTAATGAAGGGTTAGCACAGCTCAGGGCAGAGGGTCGTCTGGATGCCCTGCTACAGATGGCACCGTAA
- a CDS encoding Na+/H+ antiporter NhaC family protein, whose product MLALVPLLVFILIFLGSGIFFHVSGIDFAFYQISAPVAILPAIILAVILSRQRLEKTIDSFLRGIGDTNIMAMCMIYLLAGAFSYVAKETGGVDATVNFALDIIPSALILPGIFMVGAFISTAMGTSMGTIAAVAPIAYGIAQQTGIPLPLMAGTVLGGAMFGDNLSIISDTTIAATRTQGCSMKDKFRMNVFIALPAALITILYLFLAKSGLSAEVPVTDYNFFLVIPYILILVMAVSGINVFVTLLSGIVFAGISGFFTVDNYHLLEFSKQIYGGFTSMQEIFLLSMLIGGLSALMKKEGGLDFVSSKIQAMIGVFSKKGKSTKASELGIGLMALLTNFCTANNTVSIIVTGSVARDIAANNDIEPKRSAGILDMFSCICQGLIPYGAQVLLAASIFKISPVFITGNVFYCMALAVCAVAAILLRKNESTQMRHAVSEG is encoded by the coding sequence ATGCTTGCCCTCGTTCCTCTCTTAGTCTTTATTCTGATTTTTTTAGGAAGTGGGATATTTTTTCATGTGAGCGGAATCGATTTTGCTTTTTATCAGATTTCGGCCCCCGTTGCCATTCTGCCCGCCATCATTCTTGCCGTTATTCTGAGCCGTCAGCGCCTTGAAAAAACCATCGATTCTTTTTTGCGGGGTATCGGTGACACCAATATCATGGCCATGTGCATGATTTATCTTCTCGCAGGGGCATTCAGCTATGTGGCCAAAGAAACGGGCGGAGTGGATGCCACGGTGAATTTTGCTCTGGATATTATTCCGTCGGCATTGATACTGCCCGGTATTTTTATGGTGGGTGCCTTTATTTCAACGGCCATGGGAACATCCATGGGGACCATTGCTGCCGTTGCTCCCATAGCCTATGGCATTGCCCAGCAGACGGGTATTCCACTGCCTCTTATGGCAGGAACGGTTCTTGGCGGGGCCATGTTCGGGGATAATCTCTCCATCATTTCGGATACCACCATTGCTGCCACAAGGACCCAGGGCTGCAGCATGAAAGATAAGTTCAGGATGAACGTGTTCATTGCCCTGCCTGCCGCACTGATCACCATACTGTATCTTTTTTTAGCCAAATCCGGTCTTTCCGCCGAAGTGCCTGTCACGGACTACAACTTTTTTCTGGTGATTCCTTATATACTGATTCTGGTGATGGCAGTATCGGGCATCAATGTATTTGTGACCCTCTTATCCGGCATTGTCTTTGCCGGTATTTCCGGTTTTTTTACGGTGGACAATTATCACCTTCTGGAGTTTTCAAAACAGATATACGGTGGCTTTACTTCCATGCAGGAAATTTTTCTCCTGTCCATGCTCATCGGCGGGCTCAGTGCTCTCATGAAAAAAGAGGGAGGGCTTGATTTTGTCAGTTCAAAGATTCAGGCAATGATCGGTGTTTTTTCCAAAAAAGGAAAAAGTACAAAAGCTTCCGAGCTTGGCATCGGGCTTATGGCGTTGCTGACCAATTTCTGTACGGCCAATAATACCGTATCCATTATTGTTACGGGAAGTGTTGCCAGAGATATTGCCGCTAATAATGATATCGAGCCCAAAAGATCCGCCGGTATTCTGGATATGTTTTCCTGTATTTGCCAGGGGCTGATTCCCTATGGTGCCCAGGTTCTTCTTGCCGCATCCATTTTCAAAATTTCGCCTGTGTTTATAACAGGCAATGTTTTTTACTGTATGGCTCTGGCGGTTTGCGCTGTGGCGGCTATTCTGCTCAGAAAAAATGAAAGCACACAGATGCGCCATGCCGTGAGTGAAGGGTAG
- a CDS encoding EFR1 family ferrodoxin (N-terminal region resembles flavodoxins. C-terminal ferrodoxin region binds two 4Fe-4S clusters.) encodes MKIQSVKACFFSPTGTTKALVQAIVRGIHHPTCEFIDMTKPDSRKQNLLTAKDEVLIVAVPVYVGRVPALLNPWLHTIQANQTPTVCVVVYGNRAYEDALSELKDRMIQNGGIPVACAAFIGEHSFSGPDTPIALSRPDAKDLEHAETFGRRISEILRSARHLDLLPEIHVPGKIPSQHPAPLLSVDFIDISHSCSGCGACAEACPAGAIDLQSYSASDKEKCILCCACIKICPEKARTMKHGAIKDIAIRLSDTCKDRKEPELFFSENS; translated from the coding sequence ATGAAAATTCAATCTGTCAAAGCCTGCTTTTTTTCTCCTACCGGAACCACAAAGGCTCTTGTTCAGGCCATCGTCCGTGGTATTCATCACCCCACCTGTGAATTCATAGATATGACAAAACCGGATTCACGGAAACAGAACTTGCTGACAGCCAAAGATGAAGTACTGATTGTTGCCGTTCCGGTCTACGTGGGAAGAGTACCGGCCCTGCTGAACCCATGGCTGCACACCATCCAAGCCAACCAGACACCCACCGTATGCGTTGTCGTTTACGGCAACCGTGCCTATGAAGATGCACTGAGTGAACTCAAAGACAGAATGATCCAAAACGGGGGGATTCCCGTGGCCTGTGCGGCATTTATTGGAGAGCACTCCTTTTCAGGCCCCGACACGCCGATCGCCCTGTCCAGACCCGATGCAAAAGACTTGGAACACGCGGAAACTTTTGGCCGCCGAATCAGTGAAATACTCCGTTCCGCAAGACATCTGGATCTACTTCCTGAAATTCATGTACCCGGAAAAATTCCTTCCCAACATCCTGCTCCTTTGCTTTCTGTTGATTTTATCGACATCAGCCACAGCTGTTCAGGCTGTGGGGCTTGCGCGGAGGCATGCCCTGCTGGTGCCATCGATTTACAATCATATTCAGCAAGCGATAAAGAAAAATGCATCCTGTGCTGCGCCTGCATTAAAATCTGCCCTGAAAAAGCAAGGACTATGAAACATGGAGCCATAAAAGATATAGCAATCCGGCTGAGTGACACCTGTAAAGACCGGAAAGAACCAGAGCTCTTTTTTAGTGAAAACAGCTGA
- a CDS encoding FeoA family protein, which produces MKDETPRYLTDIPGGASCRMASSPEYDRDSGLLLRFAAFGLMPGVPVKVIRNSLWGPMVVHVRDTYLALGRKLARQLCVVEEKEAEVSGSPADTSDPEAE; this is translated from the coding sequence ATGAAAGATGAAACACCCCGTTATCTGACGGACATTCCCGGCGGTGCTTCCTGCCGGATGGCTTCTTCTCCGGAATATGACAGAGATTCCGGCCTTTTGCTGCGGTTTGCCGCTTTTGGCCTCATGCCAGGTGTGCCCGTGAAGGTGATTCGTAACAGCCTCTGGGGGCCGATGGTGGTACATGTGCGGGATACCTATCTGGCTCTGGGCCGAAAGCTGGCCCGTCAGCTGTGCGTGGTAGAGGAAAAGGAGGCAGAAGTTTCCGGGTCTCCGGCCGACACTTCTGACCCGGAGGCAGAGTGA
- the feoB gene encoding ferrous iron transport protein B → MVVATGQKRISEEMAFPCIPERQRVVAVTGQPNTGKSTLFNRLTGMRQRVGNWPGKTVDRKTGNAKLGTTVYRMVDLPGAYSLTPASAEEAITRDYLLSREADVVVLVANAAALARTLYLAAELIPLGIPMVLALNMMDVAEAEGRPVDAKKLEKVIGIPVVPMAASRNRGVRQLLECMEVLTDQPMLSEQPDNLPLVVKTVERLIAPSLGTVLPQCWAAIKLVEGDKEILERVKALLPEAESRRLMTVLETEEHGPLALVEARRRWIDCACAAALPDIRAAADRTRMWDGLLLHPLWGRLVAFFFIPLLMASGVALGAMTGGTLIKAALLQLPALKAAWPGLLGSLVADGILMGIGWVAALSVFIAIIYAIFFFLEDVGYLARISVLADGPLRRVGASGRAAIPMVLGLMCNAVAVAGTRVVETRRQRMVTSIMLPFFPCLGQTIVAAVFVMAFFPPRTAGWIVCGLTLANVAVAFLAGGVASRFMEKRGEDAMILELPLYHRPHFPTILANLKDRVQAFVSRSGKVILAAMILVWALTWLPNGDMETGFLYRIGQYLEPAGQMIGLDWRFLVALMSSFIAKETTVGTLSVLFATPDASQGAVSTAIAGSVSPAGALAFVVASHFFIPCVSTVGIFKAETGSWKLTGILVAVMFVLALVLAAAAFRIGEFFL, encoded by the coding sequence ATGGTGGTTGCAACAGGACAGAAAAGAATTTCGGAAGAGATGGCTTTTCCCTGCATCCCAGAGCGCCAGCGGGTTGTGGCCGTGACAGGCCAGCCAAACACAGGCAAATCTACCCTGTTCAACCGGCTTACGGGAATGCGTCAGCGTGTGGGAAACTGGCCTGGCAAAACCGTGGATCGAAAGACCGGGAATGCCAAGCTGGGTACAACGGTGTACCGTATGGTGGATCTTCCCGGTGCATACAGTCTTACACCCGCCTCTGCGGAGGAGGCAATAACCAGAGACTACCTTCTTTCACGGGAAGCGGATGTGGTGGTTCTTGTGGCCAATGCGGCGGCCCTTGCCCGCACTCTCTATCTGGCAGCGGAGTTGATCCCTCTGGGTATTCCCATGGTGCTGGCCCTTAACATGATGGACGTGGCCGAAGCGGAAGGTCGTCCTGTGGACGCTAAAAAGCTGGAAAAGGTGATCGGTATTCCCGTGGTTCCCATGGCCGCATCCCGAAACCGTGGCGTACGGCAGTTGCTGGAGTGTATGGAGGTGTTGACAGATCAGCCCATGCTGTCGGAGCAGCCGGACAATCTGCCTCTGGTGGTAAAAACAGTGGAGCGGCTTATCGCTCCTTCCCTTGGTACCGTTCTGCCCCAGTGCTGGGCAGCCATTAAGCTTGTGGAAGGAGATAAAGAGATTCTGGAACGGGTGAAGGCTTTGTTGCCTGAAGCAGAAAGCCGCCGCCTGATGACGGTGCTGGAGACAGAGGAACATGGCCCGCTGGCTCTGGTGGAAGCCAGACGGAGATGGATTGACTGTGCCTGCGCCGCCGCCCTTCCCGATATCCGCGCCGCTGCAGACAGGACGCGGATGTGGGATGGCCTGCTGCTGCATCCCCTGTGGGGGCGGCTTGTGGCTTTTTTTTTCATTCCTCTTCTCATGGCTTCGGGCGTGGCTTTGGGAGCCATGACGGGCGGAACTCTGATCAAGGCGGCCCTGTTGCAGCTTCCGGCGCTTAAGGCGGCCTGGCCGGGGCTTCTGGGTAGCCTTGTGGCGGATGGTATTCTCATGGGCATCGGCTGGGTCGCCGCCCTTTCGGTTTTCATTGCGATTATTTATGCCATTTTTTTCTTTTTGGAGGATGTGGGGTATCTGGCCCGTATTTCTGTTCTGGCGGACGGACCGCTCCGACGTGTGGGAGCTTCCGGCAGGGCGGCCATACCCATGGTACTGGGCCTGATGTGCAATGCCGTGGCCGTGGCGGGAACAAGGGTAGTGGAAACCCGCAGGCAGCGGATGGTGACCAGCATCATGCTGCCTTTTTTCCCCTGTCTGGGGCAGACCATTGTGGCGGCTGTTTTTGTAATGGCTTTTTTCCCGCCCCGAACCGCCGGATGGATTGTATGCGGCCTTACTTTGGCCAATGTGGCGGTGGCCTTTCTCGCAGGAGGCGTTGCCAGCCGATTTATGGAAAAACGGGGCGAGGATGCCATGATCCTGGAGCTGCCCCTGTACCACCGTCCCCATTTTCCAACCATTCTGGCCAATCTGAAGGATCGGGTCCAGGCCTTTGTATCCCGCTCGGGAAAAGTGATTCTTGCCGCCATGATTCTGGTCTGGGCCCTGACATGGCTGCCCAACGGGGATATGGAAACGGGCTTTCTCTACCGTATCGGTCAGTATCTTGAGCCTGCCGGACAGATGATAGGGCTGGACTGGCGTTTTCTCGTGGCGCTGATGAGTTCGTTTATTGCCAAAGAAACCACCGTGGGAACCCTTTCCGTGCTGTTTGCCACGCCGGACGCTTCTCAGGGGGCTGTGTCGACAGCCATTGCGGGTTCCGTTTCTCCGGCAGGAGCTCTGGCCTTTGTGGTGGCTTCTCACTTTTTTATTCCCTGTGTGTCCACTGTGGGAATTTTTAAGGCGGAAACAGGTTCCTGGAAACTGACGGGCATTCTTGTAGCTGTCATGTTTGTGCTGGCTCTGGTACTGGCGGCGGCAGCTTTTCGTATAGGAGAGTTTTTTTTATGA
- a CDS encoding helix-turn-helix transcriptional regulator, translated as MPDVPMVTLSKLPPVFQLTETPVTDADSLRLAGTGSHALAICPGLSLTFSSFRPSDAMDFRVESSATPVSFCCYLSGTRQHRYNLADGRSLECVTEAGTCTICRMQDLHGGFSVKPGECQTAIGIQVTPQFLSRWLPSETLKHHPDILPLLCSGNPSSVFHKQPTPPEIRTVLHQISTCTFRENIRRLYLEAKALELLSLHLASLTKEQKTRRTDPRIHDRITKAARILEREMTNPPTIARLSRRAGLNECHLKAGFRQVFGTTVFGYLQYHRMQEARNLMEHHGRNVSEAAWDVGYTNVSHFIAAFRKTFGITPGELLRSRD; from the coding sequence ATGCCAGACGTACCCATGGTAACCCTATCGAAACTTCCCCCTGTCTTCCAACTGACAGAAACGCCGGTGACAGATGCGGATTCCCTACGCCTCGCAGGCACGGGTTCCCATGCTCTGGCCATCTGCCCCGGCCTTTCCCTCACTTTTTCAAGCTTCCGGCCCTCAGATGCCATGGATTTTCGGGTAGAATCTTCTGCCACACCGGTAAGCTTCTGCTGCTACCTCTCCGGCACACGCCAACACCGCTACAACCTTGCCGATGGCAGATCTCTGGAATGCGTCACAGAGGCGGGCACCTGCACCATCTGCCGTATGCAGGATCTGCACGGCGGTTTTTCCGTAAAGCCCGGAGAATGTCAGACCGCCATCGGCATTCAGGTGACACCCCAGTTCCTTTCCCGGTGGCTGCCTTCCGAGACACTGAAACATCACCCGGACATCCTTCCGCTTCTTTGCAGTGGAAATCCGTCATCCGTCTTCCACAAACAGCCCACTCCGCCGGAAATCCGCACAGTTCTCCATCAGATCAGCACCTGCACCTTCCGGGAAAACATCCGCAGGCTCTATCTGGAAGCCAAAGCCCTTGAACTTCTTTCCCTGCACCTTGCCTCCCTCACAAAAGAACAGAAAACCCGCAGGACGGATCCCCGCATTCACGACCGCATCACCAAAGCCGCCCGTATTCTGGAACGGGAAATGACCAATCCTCCCACCATCGCCCGGCTTTCCCGCAGGGCCGGGCTCAACGAATGCCATCTTAAGGCAGGATTCCGGCAAGTCTTCGGCACCACGGTTTTCGGATATCTTCAGTACCATCGTATGCAGGAAGCCCGTAACCTCATGGAACACCATGGACGTAACGTAAGCGAAGCTGCCTGGGATGTGGGCTACACCAATGTCAGTCATTTTATTGCCGCTTTTCGAAAAACCTTCGGGATTACCCCCGGCGAGCTGCTGCGCTCCAGAGACTAA
- a CDS encoding helix-turn-helix transcriptional regulator — protein MGNAGACIQWKPDGETLWGRDFILAPEFGAGWMSCRNFASGLNLTLADFCLRRRAHFSLHLEERVVGLSCYLSGSVHCRFPAWEETLTLRGGDAGIFCLAAQQGEGAADPCRTVLAELRLSDFFLYRLEGEAKAVLTGGEKGVRVLPISPGSAVIAGDLFSCPYTGVAREFFWEAKALELLAHTLSGAEATVSDDLFAMRAARDRLVREMADPPDLRELARQAGLSRTCFAERFRELFGMPPFAYLRERRMEAARALLLSGSVNVTEAALAVGYASLSHFARAFRERFGVLPSSL, from the coding sequence ATGGGAAATGCGGGCGCATGTATTCAGTGGAAGCCCGATGGGGAGACCCTTTGGGGCAGGGACTTCATTCTTGCTCCTGAATTTGGGGCAGGATGGATGAGCTGCCGGAATTTTGCATCGGGACTGAATCTTACGCTGGCGGACTTCTGTCTGCGCAGGCGGGCGCATTTTTCTCTTCATCTGGAAGAACGGGTGGTGGGGCTGAGTTGTTATCTTTCCGGTTCCGTTCACTGCCGTTTCCCAGCGTGGGAGGAGACCCTCACCCTCCGTGGTGGTGATGCCGGAATTTTTTGCCTTGCAGCACAGCAAGGGGAAGGTGCCGCGGATCCATGCCGAACGGTGCTGGCAGAGCTGCGGCTTTCCGACTTCTTTCTGTATCGTCTGGAAGGGGAGGCTAAAGCCGTTCTTACGGGTGGGGAGAAAGGCGTACGGGTGCTACCCATCTCCCCGGGGAGTGCTGTGATTGCGGGAGATCTTTTTTCCTGCCCGTACACCGGTGTGGCAAGGGAGTTCTTTTGGGAGGCCAAAGCTCTTGAGCTTCTTGCCCATACCCTTTCAGGGGCGGAAGCTACGGTTTCCGATGATCTTTTTGCCATGCGGGCGGCGAGGGATCGTCTGGTGCGGGAAATGGCAGATCCGCCGGATCTGCGGGAGCTGGCCCGGCAAGCCGGGCTTTCCCGCACCTGTTTTGCGGAACGCTTCCGGGAGCTTTTTGGCATGCCTCCTTTTGCCTATCTCCGGGAAAGGCGCATGGAGGCTGCCCGGGCTCTGCTGCTTTCAGGGAGCGTGAATGTTACAGAGGCGGCTTTGGCCGTGGGGTATGCCAGCCTCAGTCATTTTGCGAGGGCTTTTCGTGAACGCTTTGGTGTGCTGCCATCTTCTCTGTGA